One genomic window of Thermodesulfobacteriota bacterium includes the following:
- a CDS encoding ABC transporter ATP-binding protein — protein MDIRVRDLWKVFETKGGKVEALKGIDINIPGGETLAIVGVSGSGKSTLLHILGTLERPSDGQVHYGETDVFRQNETELAAFRNREIGFVFQFHYLLPEFSALENVMMPCLINGIAMEQAKDMALQVLKRVGLEHRLEHRPGELSGGEQQRVAIARAVVLKPKVILADEPTGNLDLDTGATILDLFLMLNDEYGISSVMVTHNMDIAKRLQRRIRLSDGKIVDAN, from the coding sequence ATGGACATTCGAGTACGAGACTTGTGGAAGGTGTTCGAGACCAAAGGCGGCAAGGTAGAAGCTCTGAAAGGAATAGATATAAATATCCCCGGCGGTGAGACGCTTGCAATAGTAGGCGTCTCGGGTTCGGGGAAAAGCACGCTCCTTCACATACTCGGAACGCTGGAGCGCCCCTCGGACGGGCAGGTGCACTACGGCGAGACGGATGTCTTCCGGCAAAACGAGACGGAGCTTGCGGCTTTCAGGAACAGGGAGATAGGGTTCGTGTTTCAGTTCCACTACCTTCTCCCGGAATTCAGCGCCCTTGAAAACGTCATGATGCCGTGCCTCATAAACGGCATAGCTATGGAGCAGGCGAAGGATATGGCACTGCAGGTTTTAAAGAGGGTGGGGCTCGAGCACAGGCTCGAACACAGGCCCGGGGAGCTTTCGGGCGGCGAGCAGCAGAGGGTCGCGATCGCGCGGGCAGTCGTGCTCAAACCGAAGGTCATTCTGGCCGACGAGCCGACCGGCAACCTCGACCTCGACACCGGCGCCACTATACTGGATCTGTTCCTCATGTTAAACGACGAATACGGGATATCGTCCGTGATGGTTACTCATAATATGGATATCGCCAAGCGGCTGCAGAGGAGAATAAGGCTTTCCGATGGAAAAATCGTCGATGCGAATTAG